One Bradyrhizobium sp. ISRA464 genomic window carries:
- a CDS encoding amino acid ABC transporter permease, which translates to MQKFVSDAAEFVPILLQGVWLTVVVTVGSLALSTVLGLVWALMRVSGIGFFVGLSASLINVIRGIPIIVLLFYLYFVMPDFGIALTALQAAILGLGIAYSAYQAENFRAGIEAIDKGQIEAAQTIGMGWWLTMRRVVLPQAVRIVLPPYGNIMIMMLKDSSQASTITVAELALQGKLIASSTFKNTSVFTLVALMYLTMSIPLILLVRHFETKANRK; encoded by the coding sequence ATGCAGAAATTTGTCAGTGACGCCGCCGAGTTCGTGCCGATCCTGCTGCAGGGTGTTTGGCTGACAGTCGTCGTCACCGTCGGCTCGCTGGCGCTGTCGACCGTGCTCGGGCTGGTGTGGGCACTGATGCGGGTGTCGGGCATCGGCTTCTTCGTGGGCCTCAGCGCCTCGCTCATCAACGTGATCCGCGGCATCCCGATCATCGTGCTGCTGTTCTACCTCTATTTTGTGATGCCCGATTTCGGTATCGCGCTGACGGCGCTGCAGGCGGCGATCCTCGGGCTCGGCATTGCCTATTCGGCCTACCAGGCCGAAAACTTCCGCGCCGGCATCGAGGCGATCGACAAGGGACAGATCGAGGCGGCGCAGACCATCGGGATGGGCTGGTGGCTCACCATGCGCCGTGTGGTGCTGCCGCAGGCAGTCAGGATCGTGCTGCCGCCCTACGGCAACATCATGATCATGATGCTGAAGGATTCGTCGCAGGCCTCGACGATTACGGTCGCCGAGCTCGCGCTGCAGGGTAAATTGATCGCCTCCTCCACCTTCAAGAACACCAGCGTATTCACGCTTGTTGCGCTGATGTATCTGACCATGAGCATTCCGCTCATCCTCTTGGTTCGGCACTTCGAGACCAAGGCGAACCGCAAATGA
- a CDS encoding ABC transporter substrate-binding protein translates to MSFQRLVQAAIAALAIALSAPSQAQQVLKVGSTPTGIPFTFLDTKTSSIQGIMVDLATEIGKDAGFSVQIEPMQFSALIPSLTSNKIDIIAAAMFATAARKEVIDFSDPVYTYGEGLVVPKTDTKAYTSQEDLKGTVVGAQVGTAFVDALKKTGLFSEVKVYDSIPDILRDVNAGRLKAGFADYPILAYNLQQGNFADVRLVDGYKPATVGTVAIGVRKSDTALLAKINASLAKLKASGTIAKILEKWGQKANAS, encoded by the coding sequence ATGTCCTTTCAGCGTCTCGTCCAGGCCGCGATCGCGGCGCTTGCCATTGCCTTGAGCGCGCCGTCGCAGGCGCAGCAAGTCCTGAAGGTCGGCTCGACACCGACCGGAATCCCCTTCACCTTCCTCGACACCAAGACCAGCTCGATCCAGGGCATCATGGTCGATCTCGCCACCGAGATCGGCAAGGACGCCGGCTTTTCCGTTCAGATCGAGCCGATGCAGTTCTCGGCGCTGATCCCCTCGCTGACCTCGAACAAGATCGACATCATCGCCGCCGCGATGTTCGCGACCGCCGCGCGCAAGGAGGTGATCGACTTCTCCGATCCCGTCTACACCTATGGCGAGGGCCTCGTGGTGCCGAAGACCGACACCAAGGCCTACACCTCGCAGGAGGATTTGAAGGGCACGGTGGTCGGCGCCCAGGTCGGCACCGCCTTTGTCGACGCGCTGAAGAAGACCGGGCTGTTCAGCGAGGTGAAGGTCTACGACAGCATTCCCGACATCCTGCGCGACGTGAATGCAGGCCGCCTCAAGGCCGGCTTCGCCGACTATCCGATCCTTGCCTACAACCTGCAGCAGGGCAATTTCGCCGACGTGCGCCTGGTCGATGGCTACAAGCCCGCCACCGTCGGCACTGTCGCGATCGGCGTCCGCAAGAGCGACACCGCGCTGCTCGCGAAGATCAATGCCTCGCTTGCCAAGCTCAAGGCCAGCGGCACCATTGCAAAGATCCTCGAGAAATGGGGCCAGAAGGCCAACGCGTCCTGA
- a CDS encoding cupin domain-containing protein, translating into MSGGKRMRKGAAGKPATAHRAARKPAEPPVDLAVGRRIRDLRRAKQMSLETIAARTRLSIGFISQIERGLSSPSLRVLATLADVLGVGIAGLFGAAPNDDAASNGVVTREAQRAELKLWRTGVSKQLLSPAGSESRLNLFLVHLAPGGSTGDELYTHDGEEAGLVLEGEMTLTVDAETWTLKQGDSFRFASRRPHRFSNPADDAKAVVLWVNCVTAAG; encoded by the coding sequence GTGAGCGGCGGCAAGCGAATGCGCAAGGGAGCGGCAGGCAAGCCTGCGACGGCGCACCGCGCGGCAAGGAAGCCGGCCGAGCCGCCGGTCGACCTCGCGGTCGGACGCCGCATCCGCGATCTGCGCCGCGCCAAGCAGATGTCGCTGGAGACGATCGCCGCCCGCACCAGGCTGTCGATCGGCTTCATCAGCCAGATCGAGCGCGGCCTTTCGTCGCCCTCGCTGCGGGTGCTGGCGACGCTCGCCGATGTGCTCGGCGTCGGCATCGCCGGGCTGTTCGGTGCCGCACCGAATGACGACGCTGCCTCAAACGGCGTGGTCACCCGCGAGGCGCAGCGCGCCGAGCTGAAGCTGTGGCGCACCGGAGTCTCGAAGCAATTGCTGAGCCCGGCCGGCAGCGAAAGCCGGCTCAATCTGTTCCTGGTGCATCTCGCGCCCGGCGGCAGCACGGGCGACGAGCTCTACACCCATGACGGCGAGGAAGCCGGCCTTGTGCTCGAAGGCGAGATGACGCTGACCGTGGACGCCGAGACCTGGACGCTGAAGCAGGGCGACAGCTTCCGCTTCGCCAGCCGCCGGCCGCACCGCTTCTCCAATCCGGCCGACGATGCGAAGGCCGTGGTGCTGTGGGTGAATTGCGTGACGGCGGCGGGCTGA
- a CDS encoding IS1182 family transposase has protein sequence MAHIVGQSRYQATLYPETLDEVIAADSAVRVIDGFVDSLDLAGLGFSNVEAEATGRPPYDPRDLLKLYVYGYLNQMRSSRRLEREARRNVEVFWLINRVRPVFKTIADFRKDYPEAIAGVCRAFIKFCREQSVFGGEVLAIDGSKIAAAASRKQVITKAKLAERDAAIERKIADYLTAMDEADAEETPLEPTKTDVAAALAALRAQRAELQQQAEQLVQEGLKQKVLGEPEAKLMRTPRGHQVAYNAQIAVDAQHDMIVAFDLTNEGNDLQQLHPMARQGKAAVGADQVSVVADTGYANGAHGKQCEQDGITAIVPHGERVNPKGKQYFSRDQFSYARESDSWGCPAGEVLQLFKTSHTKQKKEYRTQACPACPLKSQCTEAAQRIIVRGFHDDDREAMHQRAIADPSWMRLRREVAEHPFATIKWLMGTPRFLVRGLRKAKAELALSIIAYNLKRLIAIKSVPALLKALRPCPA, from the coding sequence ATGGCACACATCGTTGGCCAATCGCGCTATCAGGCGACGTTGTATCCCGAGACGTTGGACGAGGTGATCGCGGCAGACAGCGCGGTGCGCGTCATTGACGGTTTTGTGGACAGCCTGGACCTTGCCGGGCTGGGTTTCTCGAACGTTGAGGCGGAGGCGACGGGGCGGCCGCCTTACGATCCGCGCGATCTGTTGAAGCTTTATGTCTACGGGTATCTGAACCAGATGCGTTCGAGCCGGCGGCTTGAGCGTGAGGCTCGGCGCAATGTCGAAGTGTTCTGGCTGATCAACCGGGTGAGGCCGGTGTTCAAGACCATTGCGGACTTCCGCAAGGACTATCCTGAGGCGATTGCCGGGGTCTGCCGGGCCTTTATAAAGTTCTGCCGCGAGCAATCGGTGTTTGGAGGCGAAGTCCTGGCGATCGACGGGAGCAAGATTGCTGCGGCGGCGAGCCGCAAGCAGGTGATCACCAAGGCGAAGCTTGCGGAGCGGGATGCGGCGATCGAGCGCAAGATCGCCGACTACCTGACGGCGATGGATGAGGCCGACGCCGAGGAGACGCCGCTTGAGCCGACCAAGACCGACGTGGCTGCAGCCCTTGCCGCGTTGAGGGCTCAGCGGGCTGAATTGCAGCAGCAGGCCGAACAGCTGGTTCAGGAAGGGCTCAAGCAGAAGGTGCTGGGTGAGCCTGAGGCCAAGCTCATGCGCACGCCGCGCGGCCATCAGGTTGCCTACAATGCACAGATCGCGGTCGATGCCCAGCATGACATGATCGTTGCGTTCGATCTGACCAACGAGGGCAACGATCTGCAGCAACTCCACCCGATGGCCCGGCAGGGCAAGGCGGCCGTCGGCGCCGATCAGGTGAGCGTCGTTGCCGATACCGGCTATGCCAACGGCGCGCACGGCAAGCAATGTGAGCAGGACGGGATCACCGCGATCGTACCGCATGGCGAGCGGGTCAATCCGAAGGGCAAGCAATACTTCAGCCGCGATCAGTTCAGCTACGCCCGAGAGAGCGACAGCTGGGGTTGCCCTGCCGGTGAGGTCCTCCAACTCTTCAAGACCTCCCACACCAAACAGAAGAAGGAATATCGGACGCAAGCCTGCCCGGCCTGTCCGCTGAAATCGCAATGCACCGAGGCGGCGCAGCGGATCATCGTGCGCGGCTTCCATGACGATGACCGCGAGGCCATGCATCAGCGGGCGATCGCCGATCCAAGCTGGATGAGGCTCCGCCGCGAAGTCGCCGAGCATCCGTTCGCGACCATCAAATGGTTGATGGGAACCCCGCGCTTCCTCGTCCGCGGATTGCGCAAAGCCAAAGCCGAACTGGCGCTCAGCATCATCGCCTACAACCTCAAGAGACTGATTGCCATCAAGAGCGTACCCGCTCTGCTCAAGGCGCTCCGGCCCTGTCCAGCTTGA
- a CDS encoding xanthine dehydrogenase family protein molybdopterin-binding subunit, whose product MTPELNLTRDPAHLRHGSNIGQPLTRTDGVLKVTGKARYAADNHPPGMLYAVIATSCIARGRVKSLDVAAAKRHPGVVDVMTPAHKPELAEDPDAKGNPFTFRMELLQTNEVRYANQAIAVVIAETLEAATEGSALLSPRYQVEIARVGLDAGEPYVPPVVGIGNPAEVQHGDIDAGFAAASKLTDATYETPAQYHNAMEPHAIVAVWDGDKLFIDTPSQGMAMAQLRIGGLFGIPPANIHINSPFLGGGFGSKGLVSGPQVLGIMAAKLVGRPVKLALRRSQMYGPVGHRSATRQRLRIGADDDGVLTAIDHHARITTSSFDDFYEPAADASHTLYASPVIRTAHEAVRVDTGTPLFMRAPGEATGSIALESAIDEAAFACGIDPLDFRLKNYAEVEPTTGKPFSSKALRQCYARGAERFGWARRPLQPREMRDENGFLVGWGMGTATFPALMFQGNARAVIRADGRGVMESGAHDMGQGAWTALTQISADALGLDLEQIEFRSGTSDLPDAGIAGGSAHTATVGAAIHNAGAAVIAKLADLATRDERSRLFGAGNAGVVARAGRLHRRDDDTRSDSYADILARAGLAEIDASGTGAANPAAQSQYAMHAHGAVFAEVKVDPELGQIRATRLVGAFAAGRIINPRLVQSQLYGGMIWGLSFALHEEAVIDRRSGRILNANLAEYHVPVNADVPPMDVITVDEHDPHVNALGIKGVGEIGITGSAGAVANAVWHATGIRVRRFPIKIEDVVMGLG is encoded by the coding sequence ATGACGCCCGAACTCAATCTCACCCGCGATCCCGCCCATCTCAGGCATGGCTCGAACATCGGCCAGCCGCTGACCCGCACCGATGGCGTTTTGAAGGTGACCGGCAAGGCGCGCTATGCCGCGGACAATCATCCGCCCGGCATGCTCTATGCCGTGATCGCGACGAGCTGCATCGCGCGCGGTCGCGTCAAGTCGCTCGATGTCGCCGCCGCCAAGCGCCATCCCGGCGTCGTCGACGTGATGACACCGGCGCACAAGCCCGAACTTGCGGAAGATCCCGACGCCAAGGGCAATCCGTTCACCTTCCGCATGGAGCTGTTGCAGACCAACGAGGTGCGCTACGCCAACCAGGCGATCGCGGTGGTGATCGCCGAGACGCTGGAGGCCGCGACCGAAGGCTCGGCGCTGCTCTCGCCGCGCTACCAGGTCGAGATCGCGCGCGTCGGCCTCGACGCCGGCGAGCCCTACGTGCCGCCGGTGGTCGGCATCGGCAATCCCGCCGAAGTCCAGCACGGCGATATCGATGCGGGTTTTGCCGCGGCGTCGAAGCTGACGGACGCGACCTATGAGACGCCGGCGCAGTATCACAACGCGATGGAGCCGCACGCGATCGTCGCGGTGTGGGACGGCGACAAGCTCTTCATCGACACGCCGAGCCAGGGCATGGCGATGGCGCAGCTGCGGATCGGCGGATTGTTCGGCATTCCGCCGGCCAATATCCATATCAACAGCCCGTTCCTCGGCGGCGGCTTCGGCTCCAAGGGCCTGGTGTCGGGACCGCAGGTGCTCGGCATCATGGCCGCAAAGCTGGTGGGGCGTCCGGTCAAGCTCGCGCTGCGCCGCAGCCAGATGTATGGCCCGGTCGGGCATCGTTCGGCGACCCGGCAACGGCTGCGCATCGGCGCTGACGATGATGGCGTGCTGACCGCGATCGATCATCACGCGCGCATTACCACCTCGAGCTTCGACGATTTCTACGAGCCCGCTGCCGATGCCTCGCACACGCTCTACGCAAGTCCTGTGATCCGGACCGCGCATGAGGCGGTGCGCGTCGATACCGGCACGCCGCTGTTTATGCGCGCGCCGGGGGAGGCGACCGGCTCGATCGCGCTGGAGAGCGCGATCGACGAGGCGGCGTTCGCCTGCGGCATCGATCCGCTGGACTTCCGGCTGAAGAATTACGCGGAGGTCGAACCGACCACCGGCAAGCCGTTCTCCTCCAAGGCGCTGCGGCAGTGCTACGCCCGCGGTGCCGAACGCTTTGGTTGGGCACGCCGTCCGCTGCAGCCGCGCGAGATGCGCGATGAGAACGGCTTCCTGGTCGGCTGGGGCATGGGCACGGCGACCTTCCCGGCGCTGATGTTCCAGGGCAATGCCCGCGCCGTGATCCGCGCCGACGGGCGCGGTGTGATGGAGAGCGGCGCGCATGACATGGGGCAGGGCGCCTGGACCGCGCTGACCCAGATCTCGGCTGATGCGCTCGGCCTCGATCTCGAGCAGATCGAGTTCCGCTCGGGCACGTCGGATCTGCCGGACGCCGGCATCGCCGGCGGCTCGGCGCACACCGCAACCGTCGGTGCCGCGATCCACAATGCCGGCGCGGCCGTGATTGCAAAGCTCGCCGACCTCGCGACTAGGGACGAGCGGTCGCGGCTGTTCGGCGCCGGCAATGCCGGCGTGGTTGCGCGGGCCGGGCGGTTGCATCGGCGCGACGACGATACGCGCAGCGACAGCTATGCCGACATCCTCGCCCGCGCCGGGCTCGCCGAGATCGATGCAAGCGGCACCGGCGCGGCAAATCCGGCGGCGCAATCGCAATACGCGATGCACGCGCATGGCGCCGTGTTCGCCGAGGTGAAGGTCGATCCGGAGCTCGGTCAGATCCGCGCGACTCGGCTGGTGGGTGCCTTTGCCGCCGGCCGCATCATCAATCCGCGCCTGGTCCAAAGCCAGCTTTACGGCGGCATGATCTGGGGCCTCTCCTTCGCGCTGCATGAGGAGGCGGTGATCGACCGCAGATCGGGCCGTATCCTGAATGCGAACCTTGCCGAGTACCACGTGCCTGTGAATGCCGACGTGCCGCCGATGGATGTGATCACCGTCGACGAGCACGATCCGCATGTGAATGCGCTCGGCATCAAGGGCGTCGGCGAGATCGGCATCACCGGCAGCGCCGGTGCCGTCGCCAATGCCGTCTGGCACGCCACCGGCATCCGCGTCCGCCGCTTCCCGATCAAGATCGAGGATGTGGTGATGGGGTTGGGTTGA
- a CDS encoding xanthine dehydrogenase family protein subunit M yields the protein MMNFDYVRPASVTEAIAAASEKGATYLASGTNLLDLMKGGVSRPSRLVDVTRLPGLDRIEHLADGSLRIGALVRNADLAHDAEFARFYPAVAEALLSGASAQLRNAATVGGNLMQRTRCAYFYDAASACNRRWQGAGCDARRGENRLHAVLGWSEGCIATHPSDFCVPLVALDAVVEIEGAGGRRELPLEALHRLPGDTPERETALEPGDLIVALRLPAEAKDFAAHARYIKVRERTSYAFAVVSAAAALRIADGTIREARLALGGVAAKPWRTREAEQVLAGRAPDAALYREAARTALADARPSGDNAFKIELAQRIVVRALALAAAGTPARIPALPASPFSSVAGA from the coding sequence ATGATGAACTTCGATTATGTCAGGCCGGCCAGCGTCACTGAAGCGATCGCGGCGGCATCCGAGAAGGGAGCGACCTATCTCGCGTCGGGTACTAATCTGCTCGACCTGATGAAGGGCGGCGTCAGCCGGCCGAGCCGGCTGGTCGACGTCACGCGCCTGCCCGGGCTCGACCGCATCGAGCATCTTGCCGACGGCTCTTTGCGCATCGGCGCGCTGGTGCGCAATGCCGATCTCGCGCATGACGCGGAATTCGCGCGCTTCTATCCGGCGGTCGCCGAGGCGCTGCTGTCGGGTGCGTCGGCGCAGCTTCGCAACGCCGCGACCGTCGGCGGCAATCTGATGCAGCGGACGCGCTGCGCCTATTTCTACGACGCCGCCAGCGCCTGCAACCGGCGCTGGCAGGGCGCCGGCTGCGATGCGCGACGCGGTGAGAACCGGCTGCACGCGGTGCTCGGCTGGAGCGAGGGCTGCATCGCAACCCATCCCTCCGATTTCTGCGTGCCGCTGGTTGCGCTCGACGCCGTCGTCGAGATCGAGGGCGCGGGCGGCCGGCGCGAGCTGCCGCTCGAGGCGCTGCATCGGTTGCCCGGCGACACGCCGGAGCGCGAGACGGCGCTCGAGCCGGGCGATCTGATCGTCGCGCTGCGCCTGCCGGCCGAGGCGAAGGATTTCGCCGCGCATGCGCGCTACATCAAGGTGCGCGAGCGCACGTCCTATGCCTTCGCCGTGGTGTCCGCCGCGGCAGCCTTGCGGATCGCGGATGGCACAATCCGCGAGGCGCGGCTTGCGCTTGGTGGCGTCGCGGCCAAGCCGTGGCGGACGCGCGAGGCCGAGCAGGTGCTTGCGGGTCGCGCGCCCGATGCAGCCCTCTATCGCGAGGCGGCGCGCACCGCGCTCGCCGATGCAAGGCCATCCGGCGACAACGCCTTCAAGATCGAGCTTGCGCAGCGCATCGTCGTGCGCGCGCTTGCCCTTGCCGCCGCAGGCACGCCGGCGCGCATTCCCGCGCTGCCCGCCTCTCCCTTCTCATCCGTTGCAGGAGCGTAA
- a CDS encoding (2Fe-2S)-binding protein — MNLPLSLTINGVRRDITLDDPRVTLLDLLRERLDLTGTKKGCDRGQCGACTILVDGRRINSCLALAVSHDGAEITTIEGVAHGDQLHPVQAAFIAHDGFQCGFCTPGQIMSGIGLIQEGQAGDDPERVRECMSGNLCRCGAYAGITEAVLEATAEINAGNRRRSA; from the coding sequence ATGAATCTCCCTCTCAGTCTCACCATCAATGGGGTCCGCCGGGACATTACGCTCGACGACCCCCGCGTCACCCTGCTCGACCTCTTGCGTGAGCGCCTCGACCTCACCGGAACCAAGAAGGGATGCGACCGCGGCCAGTGCGGCGCGTGCACCATCCTGGTCGACGGACGCCGCATCAACTCCTGCCTCGCGCTCGCCGTCAGCCACGACGGCGCCGAGATCACAACCATCGAGGGCGTCGCGCACGGCGACCAGCTGCACCCGGTGCAGGCCGCCTTCATCGCGCATGACGGTTTCCAGTGCGGCTTCTGCACGCCGGGCCAGATCATGAGCGGCATCGGCCTGATCCAGGAAGGCCAGGCCGGTGACGATCCGGAGCGCGTGCGCGAATGCATGAGCGGCAATCTCTGCCGCTGCGGCGCCTATGCCGGGATCACCGAGGCCGTGCTGGAGGCGACGGCCGAGATCAATGCTGGCAACCGGAGGCGCTCCGCATGA
- a CDS encoding TetR/AcrR family transcriptional regulator, with product MAGRSTEIVRKPRADAVRNRERVLEAAKAVFSAGGSEASLEAVARHAGVGIGTLYRHFPTREALYEAVYRREVEQLGDLAEQLENAPDPVEALRRWLRANVEFVATKKGMVAALALVAHGSTELHAYSFDRLTKAIGTLLARAVAAGEIRADISAEDVLRALIGMCYMHDQPGWQTTALRLLDVFVDGLRLRPAGRTEPTARSKPTGRSPSRKQTR from the coding sequence ATGGCCGGTCGTTCAACAGAAATTGTTCGCAAGCCCCGCGCGGATGCCGTGCGCAATCGCGAGCGCGTGCTGGAGGCGGCAAAAGCGGTGTTCTCGGCCGGCGGCAGCGAGGCGAGCCTGGAGGCCGTGGCGCGGCATGCCGGCGTCGGCATCGGCACGCTCTACCGCCACTTTCCGACCCGCGAGGCGCTGTATGAAGCCGTCTATCGCCGCGAGGTCGAGCAGCTCGGCGATCTCGCCGAGCAACTGGAGAATGCGCCCGATCCGGTCGAGGCGCTGCGGCGCTGGCTGCGCGCCAATGTCGAATTCGTCGCAACCAAGAAGGGCATGGTGGCGGCGCTGGCGCTGGTCGCGCACGGCTCGACCGAACTGCACGCTTATTCCTTCGACCGCCTGACCAAGGCGATCGGCACCCTGCTCGCGCGCGCGGTCGCGGCCGGCGAGATCCGCGCCGACATCAGCGCCGAGGACGTGCTGCGCGCTCTGATCGGCATGTGCTACATGCACGACCAGCCCGGCTGGCAGACCACCGCACTGCGGCTGCTGGATGTGTTCGTCGATGGTCTGCGCCTGCGGCCGGCGGGCAGGACGGAGCCGACCGCAAGATCCAAGCCGACTGGAAGGAGCCCAAGCCGGAAGCAAACGCGTTAG
- a CDS encoding winged helix-turn-helix domain-containing protein: MNRALTCSGAPVKLNSRAFDILCELALAHGEVVDKDRLMARVWAGRIVEENAIQVHVSSLRKALEAAGEGQSHVVTVPGRGYRLVGMDTSTTSPGSVDQGGNHPGTSVAVLRFANLSGDPAQDYFADGIVEDIITGLSRIGGISVIASNSSFTYGAEAPDLAKVGRDLGCRYLVQGSVRKADHRIRITARLVEAESGRSLWAERYDRRFDDLFEVQDSIAMSLIGAIEPNLRKAEVNRVRRARPNNLGAYDLVLRALSSMRTTMPVGAGEAIPLLQQALELEPDYSAAHAHLSRCFQIRFSRQGLHESDREFAIRHARAATRSDDATALGTAGLVIWFLDSDAQAAFDVFDRALSISNSNVVALGNSAFAQAWMGRTEVAIARAQRALELSPFDTLIAHMAVAVAELHLNRFEKAQWAASLAVEANPSFSVPLILLTVALVRLGRMKDARATASKVLALDPTFTMPVWSVTVRKNPAVFDPIAEAWTKL, translated from the coding sequence ATGAACCGTGCGCTCACGTGCTCCGGAGCCCCCGTCAAGCTTAACAGCCGCGCGTTCGACATCCTGTGCGAACTGGCCCTCGCGCACGGCGAGGTCGTCGACAAGGATCGGCTGATGGCGCGGGTCTGGGCCGGCCGGATCGTGGAAGAGAATGCAATCCAGGTTCATGTCTCCTCGCTGCGCAAGGCGCTCGAGGCAGCGGGCGAGGGGCAGAGCCACGTGGTCACGGTGCCTGGTCGTGGATATCGACTCGTCGGCATGGACACATCCACAACATCGCCGGGCTCTGTCGATCAGGGTGGAAACCACCCGGGCACATCGGTCGCCGTTCTTCGTTTCGCAAACCTGAGCGGAGATCCGGCCCAGGACTACTTTGCCGATGGGATTGTCGAGGACATCATTACCGGGCTCTCGCGCATCGGCGGCATTTCAGTGATCGCGAGCAATTCCAGCTTCACCTACGGTGCCGAGGCTCCGGACCTCGCCAAGGTCGGCCGCGACCTTGGATGCCGCTATCTGGTGCAGGGGAGCGTTCGCAAGGCGGATCATCGGATCAGGATCACAGCCCGGCTGGTGGAAGCGGAATCGGGCCGATCGCTGTGGGCCGAGCGCTACGACCGCCGGTTCGATGATCTGTTCGAGGTTCAGGACTCGATTGCAATGAGCCTGATCGGCGCGATCGAGCCGAACCTTCGCAAGGCCGAGGTGAACCGGGTGAGGCGCGCGCGCCCCAACAACCTCGGCGCCTATGATCTGGTTCTCAGAGCGCTCTCCTCGATGCGCACCACGATGCCGGTCGGGGCGGGCGAGGCCATTCCCTTGCTGCAGCAGGCGCTGGAGCTTGAGCCCGACTATTCGGCGGCGCATGCCCATCTGTCGCGCTGCTTCCAAATCAGGTTCAGCCGCCAGGGATTGCACGAGTCCGACCGCGAGTTTGCGATCCGCCATGCCCGTGCCGCCACGCGGAGCGACGATGCGACCGCGCTCGGGACCGCCGGGCTGGTGATCTGGTTCCTGGATTCCGATGCTCAGGCGGCCTTCGACGTCTTCGACCGCGCCCTGTCGATCAGCAACTCGAACGTCGTCGCCCTCGGCAACAGTGCCTTTGCGCAGGCCTGGATGGGGCGGACCGAGGTCGCGATCGCGCGGGCGCAACGTGCTCTCGAATTGAGTCCGTTCGATACACTGATCGCTCACATGGCGGTCGCGGTCGCGGAATTGCATCTGAACAGATTTGAGAAGGCCCAGTGGGCTGCCAGCCTCGCCGTGGAGGCGAATCCGTCGTTCAGCGTTCCGCTCATTCTGTTGACGGTCGCGCTTGTCAGGCTCGGCCGCATGAAGGACGCAAGGGCGACCGCGTCCAAAGTCCTCGCCCTTGATCCGACCTTCACGATGCCGGTGTGGTCGGTGACTGTAAGGAAGAACCCGGCCGTCTTCGATCCGATCGCCGAAGCCTGGACCAAGCTGTGA
- a CDS encoding tripartite tricarboxylate transporter substrate binding protein, whose translation MRTTPALTALSAIALIAGLSAAARAQTHAGTWPAQAVRIITPFPPGSGGDITARPFADRLAKLWGKPVIVENRPGADGIIAVTSVLNSTNGHTILYTNGGPLTSNQISHAGKLPYEPMNDLLPISGGAEVYVGIGVPASLPVGTVADFLALAKLRPGQFNWGGTPGSLDYLIPGFFKNVGVDLTHVPYRDVTSAMQDLSQARLQLYAAAVATQLPMAQAGKVKIIAVTNRDRAPGLPDVPTADEAGFPDLRYEAFLGFFGPRGMSADAIERISSDLRVIATDRDLAAKFNAIGMKMRITTPAELKQMVVNERAALAKLAPAAGAPPAE comes from the coding sequence ATGCGCACAACTCCTGCACTCACAGCCCTCTCCGCCATCGCCTTGATAGCCGGACTGTCGGCAGCGGCGCGCGCCCAGACCCACGCCGGCACCTGGCCCGCGCAGGCCGTCAGGATCATCACTCCGTTTCCGCCGGGCAGCGGTGGCGACATCACGGCCCGCCCCTTTGCTGATCGCCTCGCGAAGCTGTGGGGCAAGCCTGTGATCGTCGAGAACCGCCCTGGCGCCGATGGGATCATCGCGGTGACATCGGTCCTCAACTCGACCAACGGGCACACGATCCTTTACACGAATGGTGGACCGCTCACGAGCAACCAGATCTCACACGCCGGCAAACTGCCCTATGAGCCGATGAATGATCTATTGCCGATCTCCGGCGGCGCCGAGGTCTATGTCGGGATCGGAGTGCCGGCCTCGCTGCCGGTTGGAACCGTCGCCGACTTTCTCGCGCTCGCGAAATTGCGGCCCGGTCAATTCAACTGGGGCGGCACGCCCGGGAGCCTGGACTATCTGATACCGGGGTTCTTCAAGAACGTGGGCGTCGATTTGACGCATGTTCCGTATCGGGACGTCACTTCGGCCATGCAGGACCTGTCGCAGGCGCGACTCCAGCTCTACGCCGCGGCAGTCGCAACCCAGTTGCCGATGGCGCAGGCCGGCAAGGTCAAGATCATCGCGGTCACGAACAGGGATCGCGCACCCGGTCTGCCCGACGTGCCAACGGCCGACGAGGCGGGATTTCCCGACCTCCGCTATGAGGCATTCCTCGGATTTTTCGGACCACGCGGAATGTCGGCGGACGCTATCGAACGCATCAGCTCCGACCTTCGCGTGATCGCGACCGACCGGGATCTGGCGGCAAAGTTCAACGCCATCGGCATGAAGATGCGGATCACGACGCCCGCAGAGCTGAAGCAGATGGTGGTGAACGAGCGCGCAGCGCTGGCGAAGCTCGCGCCAGCAGCAGGCGCGCCGCCCGCGGAATAA